TTTTAATATAAAAAAATAAAATATTAGATTATGTATTATATTACTAATGATTTATATATTAGGTTAATATTTTCTAATAATGGTGGTTGATTACAATTAATTGTGTTGAAATATTTGTTAAGGATATTAGACATGTTTTACAGAATTAAAAAACTTAGAATTAAGAATTGCATTATATATCTTAAGCCTTAAGTTTAGTTATCTATAAAAATAATATTATAAGGAGAATAGTCATGAATATAATTAAAACTAAAGTTTAATTCTCAAAAGAAAAAAGTAATGAAAACGAGCTTTGGAATAATAACTTTATTCTTTTATTACAAGGCCAACTTGTATCATCTTTAGGAGATAAAGCTTATTCTATAGCATTAGGTTTTTGGATTCTTGCAGTAACTGGATCTACAGGATTGATGGCATTTCATTTACTTAATATAAATTCATCAATAGTTTATTTTACATATTATAGCATATATGTTATGATGTGCTTAGAATATTTGTGCCTTTAGATTACTCTATATAATATTAAGCTTTTTATGTAATGAAGTATATTTTCTTTAGGAGTTGTATAGTATGAAAAAAATATTAATTATTTTAATTATTTTGTTGTTAACAAGTTTTCTCATTAGTTGTACTACTGAAGATGAAAATATAGTTAAACTTTCTACTATATTAAAACAAGATGCAAAGCTTTATAAAAAACTAAGTATAATGGATGGTACTACAGGAGATAAAAAAGAAACTGAGGATCAAGAAGTTATAAATAGATTTATTGATGACATAGAAGATTATTTTTTAATAGAATTTAAAGATGATTTTCTTAATGGATATAAATATTCTATATGTGTTAGTGATAAGGATAATAAAGTCAAGTTATGTATTACTGATAATGAATATGTCATGGTTAATGGGAAAAATTATACTGTTGTAGGCTCTATAGATTATGAAAAGTATTTTAGTATGATTAAGTAAAACAAAGTAATTTAGACCTGTTACGTGTGATTTTCTTACTTAATTTATTTGTTTAAAATATGAGGTAGACATATGACTAGTAATAAAAAATTTATATTTGCCATTATAGGCATAGTTGTATTAATCATTTTTCCTAGGGATAGAATAGAAGCTGCATTATATATATTAATTGTAGAGTTAATTATTGTTGGAATAGGTTATTTAATTAGAAGAAAAAAATTAATAAGATGTTAGTATATGAAATTCAGAATTCGTTAGATATCAGTCACAGCACAGCTAATTTACATGTACAAAAATTATTGTCTTCAAATAAAATCTTTGTGAATGATAGAAAACGTAACAGGATTTTTAGATTCTATGAAATACTTGATATTTTGGATAGTTAGGGCGTGTAAATAATTTTGTGTTTCTCTCTATAATAGCAAATATTTCAAATTTTTTTCTTACCAATACAATTTTCTATCAAATGCATACCCCCCCAAACAATTATATAGAAACTTATGCATCTGTCTTTAATCCGATTGCGTTAACTCTTTATTTAATTTTTCTATTGTCTTCTTTACTATCCTTGATACATAACCGCTATCAAGTAAGGGCTAAAAAATATTTCCTTTTCATTGAGTATATTGCTCTCTTCATTTTACTGTTGAATAAATGTTAAAATTTTAATATCTGAGAGAAGCTTATAGCTTCTTCTTCGTAATCATGAACGAAATAATTTATACCTTCAAATTCTAATTCTTACTTGCCAACTAGCTCTATTTCCGCTTCTTCAAAAGTTGTTGAATACATTTTACAACAATTTCAAACTTTCTTTTATTGTTATAATTTATCTTTTTTTAAAGCTCTCAACAATTAATTTATAGCTTTCAATATTTTATTTATTCTAAAACGGTATTTCATCATCTTTTGTTACAGAGTATTAATCATCATATGAATATCCATAAAACTCCACGTACGTATACGGTTCTTTTTCGAAAATAAAACAAAGATAATTTATACACTTGTTAATGAACAATATAAGAAGATTGTGAAATAAATTTAAATTAGTCACCATTATTGTACAGTTCACCGTTTTAGTAGCAAGGGATATAGTTTTACTACATCCCTTCTTAGAATTGTACATTAAAAAAATCCAATCTCATTTCTGAAATAATACGTATTTACTTTTATTCCCATTTGAAAAATTGAAGAGCTACCCCAGTACATATTACCCCAAGAGCAATCATTATAATAATGGGCATCATCACACTATCTACCGTCAAACAAAGTGAAGCCGCCTTTAAAAGCTTTATTCCTTGTGTTAAGGGTAATATATTGGAACACTTTTGAAGTGCTGTTGGCATAATTTCATAGGGCAACGTTGCTCCTGAAAAAATCAACATAGAGAAATATAATATACTTGCTGTAACACTTGCTGTCTTTAAATTGGGAGCAATTCCTCCTACCATAATGCCTATACTAAACATAGATCCCATTACCAAGAAATAGGAACCTAAAAACTGGAGCCAGGAACCATTGAAGCGAAACCCAAAGAAAATCGTTACGGTGACATAAACAAGTATAAATGAAGCAATAGCATAAAATGCATAAATTACTACCTGCACTGCTAAAATTACAGCAGGACTTATAGGTGTTACTTTAAACCTCTTTAGAATTTTTTTATGACGATAGTCGGACACCACCAGTGGTAATCCCATGACACCCCCTGCACATATTGCAATTGTAGTGATAGCTCCAAATGATTGTTCTAAAAAAGTGTATCCTGCACCATCAAAGGCTAATTTATTTTCGTAGATAATACCAATAAGTATTGTTACCACTACTGGCATGCAAATTGCAAAAATAAACATATCCATCCCTCGAAGA
This genomic interval from Abyssisolibacter fermentans contains the following:
- a CDS encoding ABC transporter permease, yielding MRAFRTMLKTELKLSLRGMDMFIFAICMPVVVTILIGIIYENKLAFDGAGYTFLEQSFGAITTIAICAGGVMGLPLVVSDYRHKKILKRFKVTPISPAVILAVQVVIYAFYAIASFILVYVTVTIFFGFRFNGSWLQFLGSYFLVMGSMFSIGIMVGGIAPNLKTASVTASILYFSMLIFSGATLPYEIMPTALQKCSNILPLTQGIKLLKAASLCLTVDSVMMPIIIMIALGVICTGVALQFFKWE